The following are encoded in a window of Doryrhamphus excisus isolate RoL2022-K1 chromosome 16, RoL_Dexc_1.0, whole genome shotgun sequence genomic DNA:
- the LOC131104768 gene encoding cytochrome b-245 heavy chain: protein MGNLAANEGLSIFVILVWLGINAFLFVHFYMAFLVDKWFYTRVLLGHALSWARAPAACLNFNCMLILLPVCRNLLSFLRGSIQFCSRTAARQLDRNITFHKLVAYMIAFHTAVHIIAHLFNFEYFMDAQLKRNSSFLPFVLSEIGNGDNASFLNPIRSNETNPTIVMFTTIAGVTGVVITLALILIITSSMEVIRRSYFEVFWYTHHLFVLFFIGLVFHGFGRIVRGQTPDSLNTNDPLVCAERFEDWGRNGSDCAVPKFAGNPPMTWKWIVGPMILYVCERLVRIYRSHQKVVITKVVMHPSKTLELQMKKKGFRMEVGQYVFIQCPSVSRLEWHPFTMTSAPEEDYFSVHIRIVGDWTRALYEACGGDKIEPQEAWKLPKVAIDGPFGTASEDVFRYEVVMLVGAGIGVTPFASILKSVWYKRIQENQDVFTKKIYFYWLCPETQAFEWFADLLQSLEGQMAEKNVTDFLSYNIYLTRWKEAEAAHFWVHHEAENDPITGLKQKTLYGKPNWDTEFTTIASKHPGTKVGVFLCGPPQLGKSLEKQCLSHSEADVKFIFNKENF from the exons ATGGGGAACTTGGCAGCCAACGAGGGACTCTCCATCTTTGTAATT CTTGTTTGGCTCGGGATTAACGCCTTCCTCTTCGTCCACTTCTACATGGCCTTTCTAGTCGATAAGTGGTTCTACACACGAGTGCTGCTCGGG CACGCTCTGTCATGGGCTCGAGCTCCTGCCGCCTGCCTCAACTTCAACTGCATGCTCATCTTGCTGCCGGTCTGTAGGAATCTACTTTCCTTCCTGCGAGGCTCCATTCAG TTCTGCAGCCGCACAGCTGCTCGCCAACTGGACCGGAACATCACGTTCCACAAGCTGGTGGCTTATATGATCGCCTTTCACACAG CCGTGCACATCATTGCACACTTGTTCAACTTTGAGTATTTCATGGATGCTCAGCTAAAACGGAACAGCAGCTTCCTGCCCTTCGTTCTGTCGGAAATTGGCAATGGTGACAATGCGTCCTTCCTCAACCCCATTAGGTCCAACGAAACT AACCCGACCATCGTCATGTTTACAACCATCGCCGGGGTGACGGGTGTGGTCATCACACTAgccctcatcctcatcatcacttCTTCAATGGAAGTCATCCGAAGGTCATACTTTGAGGTGTTCTGGTACACGCATCACCTTTTTGTTCTGTTCTTCATTGGACTGGTGTTCCACGGCTTTGG GAGGATCGTACGAGGACAGACACCCGACAGCCTGAACACAAATGACCCACTGGTCTGTGCCGAAAGGTTTGAGGACTGGGGCAGGAACGGGTCAGACTGTGCGGTTCCAAAGTTTGCTGGAAACCCGCCAATG ACCTGGAAGTGGATTGTGGGGCCCATGATCCTCTATGTATGCGAGAGGCTCGTTCGGATCTATCGATCCCATCAGAAAGTGGTGATCACCAAG GTGGTGATGCATCCCTCCAAAACTCTGGAGTTGCAGATGAAGAAGAAAGGTTTTCGCATGGAGGTTGGCCAGTACGTCTTCATCCAATGTCCATCCGTCTCCAGACTGGAATGGCACCCCTTTACCATGACCTCCGCCCCAGAGGAGGACTACTTCAGTGTCCACATCCGTATTGTTGGGGACTGGACTCGGGCTTTGTATGAAGCCTGCGGGGGAGACAAAATTGAGCCTCAGGAGGCCTGGAAACTGCCTAA GGTGGCCATCGATGGGCCATTTGGCACTGCCAGCGAGGACGTGTTTCGGTACGAAGTAGTCATGCTAGTGGGGGCGGGAATTGGCGTGACGCCTTTCGCATCCATCCTCAAGTCTGTGTGGTACAAACGCATCCAGGAAAACCAGGACGTCTTCACCAAGAAG ATCTATTTCTACTGGCTATGCCCGGAGACGCAGGCTTTTGAGTGGTTTGCCGACCTGCTTCAGTCGCTGGAGGGACAGATGGCGGAGAAGAACGTGACAGACTTCCTGAGCTACAACATCTACCTCACCCGCTGGAAGGAGGCTGAG GCGGCCCACTTCTGGGTGCACCACGAGGCGGAGAAcgacccaatcacagggctcaagCAGAAGACTCTCTACGGGAAGCCGAACTGGGACACAGAGTTCACCACCATTGCATCAAAGCACCCTGG AACCAAAGTCGGAGTCTTCCTGTGCGGGCCGCCACAACTGGGCAAGTCGCTGGAGAAACAGTGTTTGTCGCACTCAGAAGCTGACGTCAAGTTCATTTTTAACAAAGAAAACTTTTAA
- the dynlt3 gene encoding dynein light chain Tctex-type 3, whose protein sequence is MDEYHNEGSFNTEEADSIVKECIENVVGNEDYNQSLVNKWTSTIVERCLTQLVKLGKQYKYIVTCALMQKTGAGLHTANSCYWDTAMDGSCTVRWESRTMYCVVSAFAVAIA, encoded by the exons ATGGATGAATATCACAACGAG GGCTCGTTCAACACGGAGGAAGCTGACAGCATTGTCAAAGAG tgtaTTGAGAATGTAGTAGGTAACGAGGACTACAATCAAAGTTTGGTTAACAAATGGACTTCCACTATAGTTGAGCGTTGCCTCACACAGCTGGTCAAACTGGGGAAACAGTACAAGTACATCG TTACGTGTGCCCTGATGCAGAAAACTGGCGCCGGCTTGCACACGGCAAACTCCTGCTACTGGGACACAGCCATGGACG GAAGCTGCACAGTGAGGTGGGAAAGCCGCACCATGTACTGTGTGGTCAGTGCGTTTGCCGTGGCCATCGCGTAG